One part of the Lycium ferocissimum isolate CSIRO_LF1 chromosome 8, AGI_CSIRO_Lferr_CH_V1, whole genome shotgun sequence genome encodes these proteins:
- the LOC132067081 gene encoding protein ACCELERATED CELL DEATH 6-like — protein sequence MDDEKREKIMQAAQIHLVVATLIMTVTFTAGFTLPGGFESDTNSPNKGMAILLRRTAFRAFVVTDAIAFSSSAAAVFTYFAMAATLISMKELCVVRRLYIIATFLQLVAMLAAVIAFITGMYATLAHSVGLAVTVCVISCTFFIMFLLVTYVLGSRE from the coding sequence ATGGACGATGAAAAACGCGAAAAGATTATGCAGGCAGCTCAAATACATTTAGTTGTTGCCACTCTAATAATGACAGTCACCTTCACAGCTGGTTTCACACTGCCAGGAGGTTTCGAGAGCGATACCAATAGCCCTAATAAAGGGATGGCGATTCTTTTAAGGAGAACAGCGTTTCGTGCATTTGTTGTTACGGATGCCATAGCCTTTTCATCTTCAGCTGCTGCTGTTTTTACTTACTTCGCTATGGCAGCAACTTTAATATCTATGAAGGAATTGTGTGTTGTGAGGCGACTTTATATTATCGCAACTTTTTTGCAGCTTGTGGCCATGTTAGCTGCTGTAATTGCATTTATTACTGGTATGTATGCTACTTTAGCACATTCAGTTGGTCTTGCTGTTACTGTCTGTGTCATCAGTTGTACCTTTTTCATTATGTTCTTGTTGGTTACTTATGTTCTTGGAAGCAGGGAATAG